The genomic stretch TGGTGGATGACGTCGGGCGCGGGCTTGTGCGGAAAGCCATCCGTGCCCTGGACGTGGTGGAGCAACGGGCCCAGGCCCATGGCGTCCACGAACTTGCGCGCCATGTCGGGGCGCTTGGTGGTGGCCACCGCCAGCAGGTAGCCCCGCTCGCGCAGCGCGCGCAGCACCTCCACCACTCCCGGATAGGGCCGTGAGCGCCGGTGGAAGTTGAGCGGGTAGTGCTCACGGTAGGCCACGCACAACGCGGGGACGTGGTCCGGGGCGAACTGGCTGTACATCCAGTCCAGCGGATGGCCGATGAGCGCACGAACCTGCTCGTACGTCGGCGCCGGAAGCCCCAGGTGCCTGAAGGCATGGAGGAAGCTGTCGATGATGTCCGGCAGCGAGTCCACCAGCGTGCCGTCGAGGTCGAAGAGGATGCCGCGAGAAGTAGAAGCGCTCACGCACCTTCCATACCCCCTCTCGCGCCCCCTGTCCTCCCTCCGGACTCAGGGCGAGGCGTGCTCCGTCGGAGCAGCGGGCGCCTGCTCCAGGACGCACATCCACAGCCGCTCCTCCTGCACACAGCGCGTACCGCGAATGGCGCGGAACTCATGGAGCCGCTGCGGAATGGAGAGGTAGAGGGTCTCCGGGTCGAGCTTGCCCGCCCGGATATCGTCGTCGAGTCCCAGGCAGTAGGGCTGCGCGCGCGAGTCGTCCAACCGCGCGACGTAGCCGCTGTTGAAGGTGAGCCCCAGCCGGTAGGCGCGGTAGGCCCAGCGGTGGAAGTCCATGGGCCCGGCGCGGCAGCCCCGCCCGGAGCCGTCATGCATCTGCGGCGGGTAGAGCACCAGGTGCTTGCGCCCCACGGCGGCCTCGCGCAGCGCCTCGGACGGCTGCGTGTTCCAGGCCGGCCCTTCCTTCGCCTGATGGCCTCGCCCCAGGTTCACATCGAAGGCCTGCAGCACCAGCGCCAGGGCCAGGAGCGACGGCGCCACCGTGGGCCGGGGCAGGCGGATGAGGGCGAGCGAGGAGCCCAGCGCCAGCAGGTAGTACAGCGGCCACACGAAGCGGCCGGAGGAACGGAAGGGCTCCACCCACCGCATCACCGGCGCGTAGAGGCCCGTCAGGTCCGCGATGAGTTCACCTTGCAGGGTGATGCGCGAGGACAGCGCGAAGAAGCCCAGGCCCAGCGTCACCAGCCCCACCGGCACCAGCCTGCGCCATTGCCGCGCGACGAGCGGCGCGTCCCGCACGAGCAGGATGAGCGCGGCCCAGAGCGCGAAGAGCACGCCCAGCCCCAGGTAGCCGAAGCCTTCGTACTGGGCGCCCTGCCTCGGCAGCGAACCCAGGAAGCGCGACCAGGAGTCCCGGTAGCCCATCGGATTGACGAACGCCAGGAGGTCCGCGGAGAACCCACCGAAGGCGCCGGCGCCCAGGGTGCGCACCGTGCCGAGGTAGCCCAGCACGTAGAACAGCACCAGCACCACGCCCACGTTCACCACGGCGCCCAGCAGGGGCCACCGCCAGGGCAGCTTGCGCTCCAACGCGGTCCGCACGCACAGCGCCAGCGCGAGCGGCAGCACCATGGCGGTAATCACGGGGTGCACGCCCGCGGCGAACACACACAGCGCCAGCGCGATGCCCAGCGCCTGCGTCGCCTCGCGCGCGTCCCGCTGAGGAATCAGGTTCAGCCCCACCAGCAGCACGATGGTCCAGTGCGCGCACAACGCTTCGTGCGCCATGCTCATGCGCGCCAGCAGCGTGGGCGACAGCACGAGCAGCGCGCCCACCAGCCATTGCTGCGGCACCGTCGCGCCCATCCGCCGCGCCACCCACGCGGACGAAGCGCCCTGGAGCACCAGGCACATGCACATCCACGGTCCGATGTACTGGAAGTCGGCGGGCAGCAGGCTGGAGAACGGCCGCAGCAGCAACGCCACCCAGGGGATGGCGTCCATGTAGCCAAGCGTCGTCCCGAGCGGATGCAGGTAGCCGTCGATGGCGCCCAGCGGAAAGCGGAGCGGTTCGTTTCGGAAGAACAGCCAGCCCAGCAGGTGCTGGCTGAAGTCGTCACGGATGAGCCAGGCCAGGCGCGTGGGATTCAGCGCCGCCGGACCGTAGATGGCCAGGAACGCCAGCAGCCCCACCACGGCGGCCCCCAGCGGG from Myxococcus xanthus encodes the following:
- a CDS encoding HAD family hydrolase; this translates as MSASTSRGILFDLDGTLVDSLPDIIDSFLHAFRHLGLPAPTYEQVRALIGHPLDWMYSQFAPDHVPALCVAYREHYPLNFHRRSRPYPGVVEVLRALRERGYLLAVATTKRPDMARKFVDAMGLGPLLHHVQGTDGFPHKPAPDVIHHALAALGTGGLWMVGDTALDLRAGQAAGLRTYAVTWGTHPVEVLASASPDELQPDLQRLLTHLPPLA
- a CDS encoding DUF6311 domain-containing protein yields the protein MRPALPERLRRILDTVASFVVANAGPLGAAVVGLLAFLAIYGPAALNPTRLAWLIRDDFSQHLLGWLFFRNEPLRFPLGAIDGYLHPLGTTLGYMDAIPWVALLLRPFSSLLPADFQYIGPWMCMCLVLQGASSAWVARRMGATVPQQWLVGALLVLSPTLLARMSMAHEALCAHWTIVLLVGLNLIPQRDAREATQALGIALALCVFAAGVHPVITAMVLPLALALCVRTALERKLPWRWPLLGAVVNVGVVLVLFYVLGYLGTVRTLGAGAFGGFSADLLAFVNPMGYRDSWSRFLGSLPRQGAQYEGFGYLGLGVLFALWAALILLVRDAPLVARQWRRLVPVGLVTLGLGFFALSSRITLQGELIADLTGLYAPVMRWVEPFRSSGRFVWPLYYLLALGSSLALIRLPRPTVAPSLLALALVLQAFDVNLGRGHQAKEGPAWNTQPSEALREAAVGRKHLVLYPPQMHDGSGRGCRAGPMDFHRWAYRAYRLGLTFNSGYVARLDDSRAQPYCLGLDDDIRAGKLDPETLYLSIPQRLHEFRAIRGTRCVQEERLWMCVLEQAPAAPTEHASP